Below is a window of Vulpes vulpes isolate BD-2025 chromosome 14, VulVul3, whole genome shotgun sequence DNA.
gattttttttacctgaaagtTGAATTACTTTTACATTGAAGACTGAACAGAGAGCTTCTACTGCTCCCAGACAGGATGCATCATTCCTGGTTTgtgcttccaaaatattttatttgcaccTCTAACTTTATTCAGGATAATCTGACTTCTAAACTCCGGAGCATAGAGTTTATGTCTTACTTATCTCTGTCCTCTCAGAGCCTTACAGTGTTTTGGATACAGTAGCTGCTCAATGAAGGTCTTAACATTTGGTTTCAATGGTACATATATTAATTTCCCATTTATAAAGTATTATTAACACATTCCCTTGGAGCCTTTGATATACTTTATCCTTCCCATTTCTGAGAACTCTTGCCTttgaaacatggaaaaaaaaaaaaagactttagcgTATGGATGCTATAATTTACCTAGAGAGTGCCtagcaagtatttgttgaattgtaattttatgaaaatttgcaGAGGAGGTTTCTTTCGAGCTTACTGTTGTTTAAGGGGTCCAACTACCccttaaaggaaaggaaagaactcAGAGAAATGACTGGGAGGCTGTCCTAGAAAGACTGCTGCACCTTGTAGAGGAAGGACCCAGCAACCAAGTCCTAGTTCCAGCATCCTGTAAGCACAATGGGATCGTGGCATTCTGAAGGCCTGTTTTTCCTCCTCGACAGTTTCTCTGAGAAACTGTCAGTGTGATGTTCAAAAAAACCCATTTGGTTCTTGCCCACAGATTCAGCTTGGCTATATGATCTGCAGAACCCAGCAGAAAATGAAAtgggggcgcctggtggctcagccttgagcatctgcctttggctcagatcgcgatcccggggtcttgggatcaagtctcacatcaggttcccctgcagggagcctgcttctccctctgcctgtctctgtgtgtctcatgaataaataaaatttataaagaaagaaaatgaaaatggaaggcCCCTTGTTTGAAAGTTAAGAATTTCGAGACAATGGCCCCAGAACATTCAGGCAATTCTGGGTCCTTGTAAGGCAACTCATCTCCCTCTTTGTCATGATTTTAAACACTACGATCTGGGGTATTCTGCAAAAGGGTTTTGCAAATTTGCAAACGGGATTTTGCAAATCAAGCCCCAGGCAGTGATGCTCGGAGGCTCTGGGGCACGTCGGGCATCCACTAAAACACCTGAGGACTGCCCGGCGGGTCCAGCTCAAGGGCCGGGGCTCGTAAGCACAGGGCCCAGCCGGTCCCAAGCCGGCCCCTAACCTCCGCCCCTCCGCGGCGCAAAGGTGCTCGTCCCGCCCTCGCTCCGCCCCGTGGTTCAACGTGCCGGAAATTGAGCCGCTAAGTGCTTCCGGTGGTGCAAAGGTCGGTCCCGGCAAGATGGCGGCCCCCTTGGAGCTCAGTTgctggggaggtggctgggggctCCCATCGGTGCACAGCGAGTCCCTGGTGGTGATGGTGAGGCCTCCCGGCGGGCCAGGGCGCAGGAaggaggggcggggcccgaggCGCGAGGCCGGCCGGGCGGCGGTCCCCTGCGGCGCTGCAGGGCCGAGCCCGGCCGGGGCACCTCTCGCCGCGCTCTGCGGGCTCCTTCCCATGGAGCCCCAGCCTGGCCTGTGAGCCCGCCGACGCCCGGCGGGAGAGCCCGAGCTTCCCCGCTTGGCCCCGAGTCTCCTCGGCCATGCACAGCTCTTGGGGCGGTGCGCGCGCGCTCTGCACCCCCAGAGCTTTGGGGGGCCAGGTGCCCGAAGGCTGCGTGGCGGGCGCGCGTCCTCGGCAGGACCTGTGGAGGGTCCCAGCCCGCGGGTCCGGCCTCTCGGCTGTGGGGCCGCCGGGCTGTAAAATAAAGCTGCTCTGCGCGTTGGCACCGCGCGCTCACTCTAAATGTTCTATTGCAAACTTTGTTTCAGGCCTACGCCAAATTTTCTGGCGCACCCTTGAAAGTCAGTGTCGTAGATAACACCTGGAGAGGTTCGAGAGGTACAGTGTGAACATTTCATACACCTTGGGCTCTGTTAAatgaccccccgcccccgcccccgcccttgGAGCCAGGAGGCACGTGGCCGTGCAGTGCAGTACCTTGGGCTTTTCGTTTCTTCTTACCACGGCCCTGGCTGTGTGTTGCTTATGGTTTGCCCATTCGGGGTAATACTTTACAGGCCCGATCAATGGGAATTATGAGAAATGCCAGTGTTCTCCAGAGCTGCTCTGTGAAATTGCAAAAAAAACTAGGATGAGCTTGCTCATTCTTACCCCCTCCAAGTGTGCAACTGATACAGTTTTCTAGGGGATCAGAATCTCTTCGGAGGAAATAGAAACATTTCCTTGTATGTAAACTTTTTGATTTATAGGGGATGTACCAATTTTGACGACTGAAGACAACATTGTTTCTCAGCCtgcaaaaatattaaactttttaaggaaacagGTGGGTGGTTCCTTTTTAACATGTTCCTTgcatgttacttaaaaaaaaaaaaaacccaaatattctaaagtttgggttttttttctttaattcttttttttaccaACTCAGTAGATAATTGGAGATACCTCGGGTTTCATATAAAAATAGACTTGAGAATTATTGCTCTGAATCATGAGTTATATTATGATTTGAAAGTCCTATAATGAGGTATactcaatttatattttcatgtacttttttggattttattgaaATCGAGACATATGCAGATTCAATGAAGCCATCTTCACCATTCATTGATGTGATTGTCAATTTAGTCACAAAGCTGCTGTGCACCTTCTGCTACATATGCCATCTGAGTTCCACCAACTagcagctattttatttttaaagaactctcaAAGGGAGAGTTGCAATCAGATATTTCATTAAGTAATGTATTTAAATTGCATGAGTATGTAAAGATTTGTATGATGTATCCATAATATTTAAACATGTAAAGACTTTTATAAATACCAAAGTTATGGGTTTTTGttaatactttcttaaaaaaataaatcctatgtcagcaaattttagaatttttctaaattggaaggttttttttttctttctttttccatgggAAGAAATGCAAACAACTAGAACTTTTTgcttattgttaaaaataatagcttgtgtttattaattttgtagtttttgCCATGCAATAAACTAAACTAGGTCATAATCACTGAATTATAGCAGTTAACCAAAGCGTAATACTTACTGACCTTTGTGTGTGAAGTTGTGCTAAGAACTGTATTTGCATTAAGCAGCATTTGTCACTGAGTTTGTATTTATTGTTCTGccttttaatgtcatttttccGTTTTTGAGGAAGAATAAGAATCTTGTTTTtcggttttatattttttaatagaaatataatgctgATTATGAACTCTCAGCAAAGCAGGGGGCAGATACACTGGCTTATATTGCTCTCCTCGAAGAGAAGCTTCTTCCTGCAGTGGTGAGTATTGGTATTGGAGTGACCTACTAAAAATACACCTAGTTCTATTTAGAAGCAATGTAATGAAAAAGGTTCAAGAGCGGAAATTGCATTTATGTATTAACCTTGATTCGTTTATGTTACTGTGAAACTGGATTCTCTTAGTCATTCAACTAAGACATGAAACAATGAAtgcattttggaaataaaaattatttgtggaaGATGGAGTTGTTTGTTCCCGTGTATaactatcattcattcattcagcaattaaTTATTGAGTGCATATGTGCCAGGCCTTGTCTGGGTGCCTGGGATATAGCAATCAACAAATCCATGTGtttaaaatcttgttttgttcttgagtCATTCTAATTGGGAAAGTTGTATGAAGCCACTTTAGAAAAAAACTTTTACACTGGATGACTTCTTGAAATAAAAGAACATGCTTATAGTGGtggtgggtttgtttgtttgtttcttggtttgtagttgttttgtttgctttgcagCTTCACACATTCTGGGTTGAGAGTGACAATTACTTTACTGTGACAAAGCCATGGTTTGCTTCACGAATTCCTTTTCCCTTGAGTTTGATCCTGCCTGGAAGGATGTCTAAGGGAGCACTGAATAGAATTATCCTGACCAGAGGAGAGCCTCCCCTCTACCACCTCCGAGAAGTGGAAGCTCAGGTATGGTTGGGATTACTTTCAAAACAAGGGGCATCCGGAGGAGGGACAAGAGAGACAACAGATATGAACATACCTAAATGCCTGCCTAACAGGAGTTCTAGAGTATCCTTCCTACTTTTGAGTTGTCATTTCATCCTTATTAGATATACAGAGATGCCAAGGAGTGCCTAAATCTTCTATCAAACAGATTGGGAACATCTCAGTTTTTCTTTGGAGATTCGTGAGTGCATGCCCTTAAAAACCATTTTGATGTTTTTGTATGCATATAATCCATGAGCAGTTATTTAAAGTAAGTCctcttgtcccccacccccctttatGAGTTTTTTACTTAAAAGATTTAATAGATTACTATAGTAAATTTTTTCTGTGCATGCTAATCAGGTAGTGACTCAGGATGCTAtatatgtgaatttaaaatatcttaaggCTATTCCCACCCTGTTTCCTACCTCTGTGCAACAATTGTGAGTAAAAATGAATCTTTAATTTATAACGtttcttcaaataaaagaaatggttAGGGTATCTTAAAAACTAATCAATAAAGCCCTCATTGCATCATTTTCATAAGCTAA
It encodes the following:
- the MTX3 gene encoding metaxin-3 isoform X2 — encoded protein: MAAPLELSCWGGGWGLPSVHSESLVVMAYAKFSGAPLKVSVVDNTWRGSRGDVPILTTEDNIVSQPAKILNFLRKQKYNADYELSAKQGADTLAYIALLEEKLLPAVLHTFWVESDNYFTVTKPWFASRIPFPLSLILPGRMSKGALNRIILTRGEPPLYHLREVEAQIYRDAKECLNLLSNRLGTSQFFFGDSPSTLDAYVFGFLAPLYKVRFPKVQLQEHLKQLSNLCRFCDDILNSYFRLSVGDG
- the MTX3 gene encoding metaxin-3 isoform X1, which produces MAAPLELSCWGGGWGLPSVHSESLVVMAYAKFSGAPLKVSVVDNTWRGSRGDVPILTTEDNIVSQPAKILNFLRKQKYNADYELSAKQGADTLAYIALLEEKLLPAVLHTFWVESDNYFTVTKPWFASRIPFPLSLILPGRMSKGALNRIILTRGEPPLYHLREVEAQIYRDAKECLNLLSNRLGTSQFFFGDSPSTLDAYVFGFLAPLYKVRFPKVQLQEHLKQLSNLCRFCDDILNSYFRLSVGGISPAGQEMVDANLQKLTQLVNKESNLIEKMDDNLRQSPQLPPRKLPTLKLTPAEEESNSLQRLSP